In Campylobacter porcelli, the sequence ATTATTTTGATTTCTTACGCTGATAATCTGTCCTATATTGCCATCGCTAAGAGCTGTTACTATAATCTCAACTTTTAAAGCACCATCATTGATCATAGCTGTGATTTTATCGCCTTTTCTTATATCGCTTAGGGTTTTGAAGTGGCGGTTTGTTAAAATTTTACCACGCTTTATCTTGCTTTTAGTTATGAGCTGATATTTGGGAATGCTAGTTAAAGCTTGTTTATCATAATCTTTTAAATTTACAAATTTTTGCTCATAATCGCCTAAATTTAAGATATGATCTCTATCTATATCCCTTTTAGCGATTAATACTTGAAGTTTAAAATCAATTTTAAAGTTAAAAAATATACTTTTATTACTCTTATTTGGCGTTATGTATATCGCTCGAAATGCCCCGCTATCATCACGCAGATTAAGTAAAATAATCTCTTTTAGTATAAATTCATTAAAATTATTTGGTAAATCATTTGGCTTATCTATATTTATAGAGCTGATATTTATAGAGGGATACTCATCTTTTATGGTTTTGTGAAGTCTATCAACTAAGGTATCGCTAAAAAGTGGAATAAAAAATATAAGAAGCAAAAATATGGAGCGGGAAACGAGATTCGAACTCGCGACCCCAACCTTGGCAAGGTTGTGCTCTACCCCTGAGCTATTCCCGCATTTTTGTAAATTAGGGTGGAATAATATCATATTTTTACCCACTTGTCAAGATATTTTATAAATTTTTATCTCTTGATTATCGCAAATTTCACTTTGACCGATATTGGAGATATATATAGAATTTGATAACGATATTGGTCTTATCATCGAAGGACTATAGATATTATCATTTGTAGCTCTAAATTCGCCGTTATTTGCTGTACCAATTACAATATTTGCTCTACTAGCTTTGAATTTTAAGCTACCTTTAAATTTCACAATCTGCGTTTTAGGTAGATAATCACTCCAATTAGCAACTCTTTTAACAAATGGTATAACGGTGATATATGTAGCTAGTAAGCACGACATAGGATTGCCAGGCAAAACAAAAATAAGCTTATTACCATTTTTATAGCATTTTGTTGGTTTGGCTGGACGAGCATCAATAGAGCTAAATAATGGCTTAAAATCAAGCGAGTTTAATACTTCACTCATATAATCAGCCTCTCCTTTACTAGCCCCACCGCTTGTGATGATAATATCATAATCGCTGCAGCTATTAATAGCCTCTTTTATATATGAAATTTCATCTTTTAAAATCCCTTTATACTCACTTTTAAACCCATTTTGGCTTAATGCTGATATGATACCAAAGCTATTTGCGTTATATATAGATAGTTTATCGCACTCGCTCCAAGGCTCATTTATCTCATTTCCACTACTAAAAACAGCAATTCTAGGATTTTTAAAAGTATTAATATAGCTAATTCCCTGAGCTGCTAGGAGCATAATGTTAGCTGGGGTGAGCCTTGAGCCTTTAGCTAGTAAAAGCTCTCCAGCCTCTATCTCTTCGCCTTTGATTTTTCTAGCATTATTTTTAGGTGTATCTGGTGGCACTATTAAATTTCCACTCTCATCAAAAGACTCATTTTCTATCATTACAACGCTATCAGAGCCTTTAGGAAATGCCGCACCGGTCATAATCTTATAGCACTCATTTTTACTAATTTCATAGCTATTTTTATCTCCAGCTAAAATCACTCCTTTAATTTTAAGAGGACTATCTATGTCAGCGTAAGCAAAAGCATATCCATCTAAAGCAGAGTTATCAAATGCTGGTAAGCTTCTACTAGCTATAATATCACTAGCTAGGATTTTTCCAGTAGCTTGGCTAATGGGTAAAATTTCGCTCCTATTTAGTGGCTCCAAATCTTTAGCTAATTCAAATATCTCATCAACTCTCATAATCTACTCACTAAGTCTTTTTATATCAGCTCCAATGGCAGTAAGCTTGGATTCTAAATTTTCATACCCTCTATCTAGATGGTAAATTCGGTGAATTCTTGTCGTCCCCTTAGCTCTTAAAGCAGCAATGATAAGTGCCGAGCTAGCTCTTAAGTCAGTTGCCATCACATCAGCCCCATTTAGCTTTGTGCCTGTGATAGTGGCTATATGACCATTTAGCTTTATATCAGCTCCCATGCGAGATAGCTCACTAGCGTGCATAAAGCGATTTTCAAAAAGTCTCTCATCAATGCTAGATACTCCATCAGCCACACAAGCAAGAGCCATAAATTGCGCTTGCATATCTGTTGGGAAGCCTGGAAATTCAGTAGTGATTATATTACATGGTTTTAAATTGCCATCGCTAATTACTTTTATTGAGTTAGGATTAAACTCAAATTTAACCCCCATATCATAAAGCTTTGAAGTGATGGCTACTAGGTGATCTGGATTTATATTTTCTATTATAACCTTTCCACCAGTGATTGCTACAGCACACATATATGTTCCAGCTTCAATCCTATCTGGAATTACTCTAATCTCATCTAAATTTATAAGCGTTCTATTTGTGCCATATATGGTTAATTCGCTTGTGCCAATACCATCAATTCTAACTCCATTTTGATTTAAAATTTCGCATAGTTGGACTACTTCAGGCTCCTTGGCTGCGTTAAATATCTTAGTTACGCCATTTGCTAGAGCTGCTGCCATTATGATATTTTCAGTGCCAGTAACTGTGATTTTATCAAAAACGATATTAGCACCCTTTAATCCATCATTTGCACTAGCTATCACATATCCATCTTTTATCTCTATCTTTGCCCCCATTTTCTCTAATGCGCTTAAATGCAAATCAATTGGTCTAGCCCCAATGGCGCACCCACCAGGGAGTGAAACCTCACAATGGCCAAATCTAGCAAGGAGTGGGCCAAGCACCAATATAGAAGCACGCATAGTGCGGACAATATCATATGTGGCTTTTGTGGAGTTTATAGCCATTGTATCTATTTGTAGGGTTGAGTTTGTAAATTCAGCCTTAGCGCCTAAATTTTGTAGTAGTTTTATCAAAGTTTTTATATCAGCTACTTGTGGTGCGTTTTGGATTGTTACTCTATTTTTGGCTAGAATTGACATAGCAATTATAGGTAAGGCTGCGTTTTTAGCGCCACTTATTACCACTTTGCCTTCTAAATTTTTTCCACCTTTGATTTGTAGATAATCCATACTATCACCTTATGTAAAAATAGATATGGATTATACCAAAAATATGCTTATATTTATTTTGAATTTAATATATTCTAAAAGCTATGGCTAAAATACCATAGCTTAAGAGCGAGATTTTTTCACTTCATCTGCGATTAAGAAAGCAAGCTCTAGGGCTTGATCGGCATTTAATCTTGGATCGCACTGGGTTTCATAGCGACTAGCAAGAGCCTCTTGAGTAACCTTAAATGCACCACCAGTACACTCTGTAACATCTTGTCCTGTCATCTCTAAATGCACCCCACCAGCTATAGTGCCACAAGCATTATGAATATCAAAAAAGCTTTTAACTTCTTTTAAAACATTATCAAATTCACGAGTTTTATATCCATTAGAGGCTTTTACTGTGTTACCATGCATTGGATCGATACTCCATAGGATATTTAATCCTTCAGATTTAACATTTTTTAAGATATTTGGTAGGTAGCTCTCTATCTTATCAGCACCCATTCTAATTATGATATTTAGGCGACCATTTTCGTTATTTTGGTTTAGTTTGTTGGCTAATTTTATCACATCATCAGCTGTGGCATTTGGGCCGATTTTACACCCAATTGGATTTTTAACTCCGCTTAAGAAATGGACATGAGCGTCATTAATACCTCTAGTTCTCTCACCTATCCAAAGCATATGAGCAGAGCAATCATACCAATCTCCACTTAAGCTATCAACCCTTGTAAGTGCCTCTTCATATGGTAGTAATAGTGCTTCGTGAGAAGTGTATAGCTTAGTTTCGCTTAGGGTTGGAGTATTAGAAGTTGTAACCCCACAAGCCTCCATAAATTTAAGAGCATTTGTAAGCTCGGAAGCGAGTTTTTCAAATTTTTCATCTAATTCACTTCGCTTTACAAATCCTAAATTCCATCTATGAACTTCGTGTAAATTAGCCAATCCGCCTCTTGAAAATGCCCTTAGAAGATTTAGCGTAGATGCGCTTTGATAGTAGGCATCTATCATTCTTTTAGGATCTGGGACTCTAGCTGATTCATTAAATTCAAATCCATTTATGATATCGCCTCTATAGCTAGGGAGCTTAACCCCATTTATCTCTTCAAAATCGCTACTTCTAGGCTTAGCAAATTGACCAGCCACACGACCGACCTTGACTACAGGACAGCCACCAGCGAAGGTAAGGACAATTGCCATTTGTAATATAATCTTAAACATATCACGGATATTTACTGCATTAAAGTTAGCAAAGCTCTCAGCGCAATCTCCACCTTGAAGTAAAAAGCCATGGCCTTGAGTGACCTTAGCTAGCTCATCTTTGAGATTTCTAACCTCACCTGCAAATACAAGTGGTGGGAGTTTGCTAAGCTTATCTTCGCACTCTCTAAGCTTGGTAATATCTGGATACACCGGTTGTTGTAAAATATTATAATCTCTCCAACTATCTTTATTCCATTTACTCATTTTTAACCTTTTGAATTTCTATAAAATGCGTGATTATAGCCAAATAAATCTTAAATTCTAGCAAATTTAGGATTTTACTAGATAAATTTGGGTAGAATTACTAACATAAATTTTAAGGAAAAATATGAAAAAATTTATATTGATATTTGCTCTTATATTTTTTGTTGGTTGTATGCAAAATACCACAAATGTAGGCCACTCTGAAGTTAATAGGGGTCAGTTAATGCTTATATCAAGCGAGGAGATAAATGAGGCTTCTGCTAAGGCTTATACTCAGATAATTGATAAAGCAAGGGCGACAAATACGCTAAATAAAGACCCAAAATTAACACAAAGAGTAAATAATATATCAAATAGATTAATTGCTAAAACTTTATATTTTAGACAAGATAGCTCAAAGTGGAATTGGGAGGTAAATGTAATTACAAGCGATACTATCAATGCTTGGTGTATGGCTGGTGGTAAAATCGCCGTATATACCGCAATTGTAGAGAAATTAAATTTAAATGATGATGAGCTAGCATTCATCCTATCTCACGAGATTGCTCACGCCTTAAGAGAGCATGTCAGAGAGCAGCAAAGCCAAGAGATGATAAAGAGTGGATTAATAAATGTAGCTTCGATTTTTGGGGTTGATAATACTATTTTAGGGGTTGCAAATTTAGCTGCAAATGTGGGAATTTCGCTGCCATTTAGCCGTTCGCATGAGAATGAGAGTGATGAGATAGGGCTTGAGCTTGCTTATATGGCTGGATTTAATCCAGATGGTGCGGTTTCACTATGGAAGAAGATGCAAGAGCACTCAGGCGATGGTGGATTGGAGTTTTTAAGCACGCATCCAAGCCATGAAAATAGAATAAAAAATCTACAAGCTCTAGCAGTTAAATTAAAGGCTAAGAATTAGCATATATTAGCTATGCTTTGAGCTTGTTTGAGTATCATATCTTTTTTGATTGTGTAGTTGATGGCGTTATTTTGAGTGATTATAACTATGGTTGAGCCTAGATCAAAATTACCTATATGTTCGCCTTTTTTTAAGCTTAAATTATCATATTTATATAAAGCTTTGGTTAGATTTGAGTTGGTTTGAATGCGTGGTTCAAAGTCAAATTTCATTTTACCCACATTTAAAGCACCTACAAAGACCATCCAGATTAATTTGCCATTTTTTAGCCTTGCTTTTAGCACGACTCTCTCATTTAACGCATAGAGATTATCATGCTTTAAAAGAGCGCTTTTTGCTACGCTAAATAGCGTTCCAGGAGTGTAATTTAAACTCAAAATATCCATATCGCAAGGGGCGTGATAGTGGTGATAATCTCTTGGAGATAAATATATGTTTAGATAGTCAAATTCGCCATCAAGCTCACTATCTTCAAGTGATTTGCCTAGTAGTTCATCTATTTTATACTCTTTGGATTTTATGCTATAAGCTTTTAGATTATTCCCCTTAGCACACTCAAGGCAAAGCCCATCGCTTGGCGAGACAAAGCCATCGCCAAGTGGTCTTGGAGCTTGTAATTTTCTAGTAAAAAGAGCATTTAAACTATCATAGCTATTAATTGGATTAAACTCACTCATATCTATTTTAAATTTTTTAACATACCAGCTATTTATAGCATTTTGAAGCCATTTTGGAAATTTATAGTGTGCGACCAAGCCAAAATAGTTTGAAAATTTATTATAATCCATATTAATCTCCCAGCTTTAAATATACAATTTCACTATTTGTTCCAACTCTAAATGGCGGTCCCCATAGTCCAGCACCGCTGCTTACTAGTAGTTGCATATTTTCATTGATTTTATATAGTCCATAGATATATTTTTGATTTATCCATACTAAGAGTGAAAATGGAAAAATTTGTCCGCCATGAGTGTGACCTGAAATAGCTAAATCCACATCTTTATTAAGATATTTTAAAGATCTAGGCTGATGGGCTAGTAAGATTGTAGGCAAATTTGAATTTACACTTTTGAAAGTTTGATTAAAATCGGGCTTAAATTTATCCATTTTAAAGCCGGTAATATCATATACACCTGCTAAATTCACGCCTCCCATTTCTACACTTTCATTTTCTAAAACTCTAATTCCAAGCTCTTTAAATTTACTAATCAATCCATCAATTCCGTGATAATACTCATGATTACCAACGACCATAAAGGTGCCAAATTTGCTTTTAACATCTTTTAAAGGATCTAAAAAATCGCCCAATTCATCACTACTTAAATCTACCAAATCGCCCACGATAAATAAGGCATCTGGATTTAATAAATTTATTTTATCAACTATACTAGCCA encodes:
- the flgA gene encoding flagellar basal body P-ring formation chaperone FlgA; the encoded protein is MLLIFFIPLFSDTLVDRLHKTIKDEYPSINISSINIDKPNDLPNNFNEFILKEIILLNLRDDSGAFRAIYITPNKSNKSIFFNFKIDFKLQVLIAKRDIDRDHILNLGDYEQKFVNLKDYDKQALTSIPKYQLITKSKIKRGKILTNRHFKTLSDIRKGDKITAMINDGALKVEIIVTALSDGNIGQIISVRNQNNQILKAQVINKNQAIIK
- a CDS encoding molybdopterin molybdotransferase MoeA, with product MRVDEIFELAKDLEPLNRSEILPISQATGKILASDIIASRSLPAFDNSALDGYAFAYADIDSPLKIKGVILAGDKNSYEISKNECYKIMTGAAFPKGSDSVVMIENESFDESGNLIVPPDTPKNNARKIKGEEIEAGELLLAKGSRLTPANIMLLAAQGISYINTFKNPRIAVFSSGNEINEPWSECDKLSIYNANSFGIISALSQNGFKSEYKGILKDEISYIKEAINSCSDYDIIITSGGASKGEADYMSEVLNSLDFKPLFSSIDARPAKPTKCYKNGNKLIFVLPGNPMSCLLATYITVIPFVKRVANWSDYLPKTQIVKFKGSLKFKASRANIVIGTANNGEFRATNDNIYSPSMIRPISLSNSIYISNIGQSEICDNQEIKIYKIS
- the murA gene encoding UDP-N-acetylglucosamine 1-carboxyvinyltransferase, which translates into the protein MDYLQIKGGKNLEGKVVISGAKNAALPIIAMSILAKNRVTIQNAPQVADIKTLIKLLQNLGAKAEFTNSTLQIDTMAINSTKATYDIVRTMRASILVLGPLLARFGHCEVSLPGGCAIGARPIDLHLSALEKMGAKIEIKDGYVIASANDGLKGANIVFDKITVTGTENIIMAAALANGVTKIFNAAKEPEVVQLCEILNQNGVRIDGIGTSELTIYGTNRTLINLDEIRVIPDRIEAGTYMCAVAITGGKVIIENINPDHLVAITSKLYDMGVKFEFNPNSIKVISDGNLKPCNIITTEFPGFPTDMQAQFMALACVADGVSSIDERLFENRFMHASELSRMGADIKLNGHIATITGTKLNGADVMATDLRASSALIIAALRAKGTTRIHRIYHLDRGYENLESKLTAIGADIKRLSE
- a CDS encoding class II 3-deoxy-7-phosphoheptulonate synthase, coding for MSKWNKDSWRDYNILQQPVYPDITKLRECEDKLSKLPPLVFAGEVRNLKDELAKVTQGHGFLLQGGDCAESFANFNAVNIRDMFKIILQMAIVLTFAGGCPVVKVGRVAGQFAKPRSSDFEEINGVKLPSYRGDIINGFEFNESARVPDPKRMIDAYYQSASTLNLLRAFSRGGLANLHEVHRWNLGFVKRSELDEKFEKLASELTNALKFMEACGVTTSNTPTLSETKLYTSHEALLLPYEEALTRVDSLSGDWYDCSAHMLWIGERTRGINDAHVHFLSGVKNPIGCKIGPNATADDVIKLANKLNQNNENGRLNIIIRMGADKIESYLPNILKNVKSEGLNILWSIDPMHGNTVKASNGYKTREFDNVLKEVKSFFDIHNACGTIAGGVHLEMTGQDVTECTGGAFKVTQEALASRYETQCDPRLNADQALELAFLIADEVKKSRS
- a CDS encoding M48 family metallopeptidase produces the protein MKKFILIFALIFFVGCMQNTTNVGHSEVNRGQLMLISSEEINEASAKAYTQIIDKARATNTLNKDPKLTQRVNNISNRLIAKTLYFRQDSSKWNWEVNVITSDTINAWCMAGGKIAVYTAIVEKLNLNDDELAFILSHEIAHALREHVREQQSQEMIKSGLINVASIFGVDNTILGVANLAANVGISLPFSRSHENESDEIGLELAYMAGFNPDGAVSLWKKMQEHSGDGGLEFLSTHPSHENRIKNLQALAVKLKAKN
- a CDS encoding phosphatidylserine decarboxylase — encoded protein: MDYNKFSNYFGLVAHYKFPKWLQNAINSWYVKKFKIDMSEFNPINSYDSLNALFTRKLQAPRPLGDGFVSPSDGLCLECAKGNNLKAYSIKSKEYKIDELLGKSLEDSELDGEFDYLNIYLSPRDYHHYHAPCDMDILSLNYTPGTLFSVAKSALLKHDNLYALNERVVLKARLKNGKLIWMVFVGALNVGKMKFDFEPRIQTNSNLTKALYKYDNLSLKKGEHIGNFDLGSTIVIITQNNAINYTIKKDMILKQAQSIANIC
- a CDS encoding metallophosphoesterase, yielding MSPHIFIPLSTIIFFGMNLYSYWWFKNSLISKFKWLLRLIFTLIFLFEVAYFIAIKSSPLPPLIYQVSIICIGISFMLFCTILPFNLALLFIKKLKKNSQKIAKFIIDICVIFGFCLYIIIGAYNANFNTIITEYNVKIQNLKSPLNLAVISDVHIGEFFQKEYMASIVDKINLLNPDALFIVGDLVDLSSDELGDFLDPLKDVKSKFGTFMVVGNHEYYHGIDGLISKFKELGIRVLENESVEMGGVNLAGVYDITGFKMDKFKPDFNQTFKSVNSNLPTILLAHQPRSLKYLNKDVDLAISGHTHGGQIFPFSLLVWINQKYIYGLYKINENMQLLVSSGAGLWGPPFRVGTNSEIVYLKLGD